The Malus sylvestris chromosome 12, drMalSylv7.2, whole genome shotgun sequence genome contains a region encoding:
- the LOC126593171 gene encoding LIMR family protein At5g01460: MGDFNLALVIVAIILCIIVFVFNVYLLVNYQHPDDKNQAYFPKFVVVLGLSVAAISILMLPADVANRQACRHAIYNGACNLTLPMKDLWLAIYILDAVLVFFIIPFAMFYYEGDQDKSVGKRIGSALLWVAVTAVVCALVLGILYGLVGKVDFTVRHLSSSTTSFPSSFQFSSSNECINGAKACSAYLASDTSEKTWTMRTTFPEYVVALATIVGSVLFTIFGGVGIACLPLGLIFSFIRRPKAVITRSQYIKEATELGKKAKELKKAADALHQEERAGSKGRKWRKNVKAVEKELLQLEEDVKLLEEVYPQGEKAETTWAMTVLGYLAKLVLGILGLIVSVAWIAHIVIYLLISPPLSPFLNEVFIKLDDVWGLLGTVAFAFFCFYLLLAVIAGSMMLGLKLVFITIHPMKWGATLMNSFLFNVGLILLSSISVIQFCSTAFAYYAQATAAQEIFGHTLESLRGIRYLYKYNVFQIAFIVLAGLTFVYYAAFGWRRKKPSGRFQLSS, encoded by the exons ATGGGCGATTTCAACCTCGCGCTCGTCATCGTCGCTATTATCCTCTGCATCATCGTCTTCGTCTTCAATGTCTACCTGCTCGTCAATTACCAGCACCCCGACGACAAGAACCAGGCCTACTTCCCCAAATTCGTCGTCGTTTTGGGGCTCTCCGTCGCCGCTATTTCAATACTCATGCTGCCGGCCGACGTGGCCAACCGCCAGGCGTGTCGCCACGCGATTTATAATGGCGCGTGCAATCTCACTCTTCCGATGAAGGATCTGTGGCTCGCAATCTATATCCTTGACGCCGTGCTCGTGTTCTTCATCATCCCCTTCGCTATGTTCTACTACGAAGGAGACCAGGACAA GAGTGTTGGAAAACGGATTGGAAGCGCGTTGTTGTGGGTTGCGGTGACCGCCGTTGTCTGCGCTCTCGTGCTCGGAATCTTATACG GGCTAGTTGGGAAGGTGGATTTTACTGTTAGGCACCTCTCTTCTTCCACAACTTCCTTTCCCAgttcatttcaattttctagCAGTAATGAATGCATAAACGGCGCAAAGGCG TGCTCTGCATATCTTGCAAGTGATACATCAGAGAAAACATGGACAATGCGTACCACCTTTCCAGAATATGTCGTTGCTCTTGCTACCATTGTTGGATCCGTGCTTTTTACT ATATTCGGTGGTGTTGGCATTGCTTGTCTACCACTGGGACTCATATTTTCATTCATTCGGCGTCCAAAGGCTGTTATTACTCGGTCACAGTATATCAAG GAAGCTACTGAACTGGGCAAGAAAGCAAAAGAGTTGAAGAAAGCAGCTGATGCGCTTCATCAAGAAGAAAGAGCTGGCTCTAAGGGTAGAAAATGGCGTAAAAATGTAAAGGCAGTAGAGAAG GAGTTGCTTCAATTAGAAGAAGATGTAAAACTTTTAGAAGAGGTGTATCCTCAAGGAGAGAAA GCTGAGACTACTTGGGCTATGACAGTTCTTGGGTACTTGGCAAAACTTGTGTTGGGAATCTTAGG ATTGATTGTTTCAGTGGCTTGGATTGCTCATATCGTCATATATCTATTGATTAGCCCTCCGCTTTCTCCTTTCTTGAACGAAGTTTTCATCAAGCTGGATGATGTTTGGG GTCTTTTAGGAACTGTTGCGTTTGCATTCTTCTGCTTCTACCTTCTGCTTGCAGTCATTGCTGGGTCGATGATGCTTGGGCTGAAATTAGTTTTCATCACAATTCATCCGATGAA GTGGGGTGCTACTCTAAtgaattcatttttatttaatgtGGGACTTATACTACTTAGCTCCATCAG TGTGATTCAGTTCTGCTCCACGGCATTTGCATACTATGCTCAAGCAACTGCAGCACAAGAAATATTTGGTCACACCTTGGAATCTCTTCGTGGAATTAGATATCTGTACAA GTACAATGTGTTCCAAATTGCATTTATTGTCCTGGCAGGACTGACGTTTGTGTACTATGCTGCTTTT GGATGGAGAAGAAAAAAACCTAGCGGCAGGTTCCAACTTTCCTCGTAA
- the LOC126593584 gene encoding uncharacterized protein LOC126593584: METQSSGEQSVRSVAAGGNFGSGISKAFCRCGEGWKCVITRTEGPDAGKAFFSCAGNCTCVIYEDGTVMKEATTVNEEVEKIGANEAYCECGEGWKCVISKVEPEDPNACKSSFECVGSCSCVTDG, translated from the exons ATGGAGACTCAGAGCTCTGGCGAGCAATCTGTCAG GTCTGTCGCAGCGGGAGGCAACTTCGGATCCGGCATCAGCAAAGCATTTTGCCGGTGCGGCGAAGGATGGAAGTGTGTCATCACTAGGACTGAGGGACCTGATGCCGGCAAGGCCTTCTTCAGCTGTGCTGGAAACTGCACCTGTGTTAT CTATGAAGATGGGACAGTGATGAAGGAGGCCACGACGGTGAACGAGGAGGTAGAGAAAATTGGTGCAAACGAAGCCTACTGCGAGTGTGGTGAAGGCTGGAAATGTGTCATCTCCAAGGTTGAACCTGAAGATCCTAATGCTTGTAAGAGCTCTTTCGAATGTGTTGGTAGTTGCAGCT
- the LOC126593172 gene encoding uncharacterized protein LOC126593172, which translates to MSGPSDRRFDLNLVEEAAPPSPDNIWRPSFVSPTGPLTVGDSVMKNDMTAAVVARNLLTPKDNRLLSKRSDELAVKDSLALSVQCAGSVSNMAQRLFARTRQVESLAAEVMSLRQEIRGLKHENKQLHRLAHDYATNMKRKLDQMKESDGQVLLDHQRFVGLFQRHLLPSSSGAVPRNEAPNDQPLMPPPSRVLSSTEAPNDPPPVPSLSGALPTAATSPKQPL; encoded by the coding sequence atgtctggcccctccgaccgtcgttttgacttgaaccttgttgaagaggcagccccgccttctccagacaacatatggcgcccatccttcgtctcccctactggtcctcttaccgttggggattccgttatgaagaatgatatgaccgctgcggtggtggccaggaaccttctcactcccaaagataacagactactttccaaacgatcggatgagttagctgttaaggattctctggctctcagtgttcagtgtgcaggttctgtgtctaatatggcccaacgcctatttgctcgaacccgccaagttgaatcattggcggctgaagtgatgagtctcagacaggagattagagggctcaagcatgagaataaacagttgcaccgtctcgcacatgactatgctacaaacatgaagaggaagctggaccagatgaaggaatctgatggtcaggttttacttgatcatcagagatttgtgggtttgttccaaaggcatttattgccttcgtcttctggggctgtaccgcgtaatgaagctccaaatgatcaacctctgatgcctcctccttctagggttctgtccagtactgaggctccgaatgatccccctccggtgccttctctttctggggctctaccgactgctgcgacttctcctaagcaacctttgtga
- the LOC126594418 gene encoding vacuolar cation/proton exchanger 3-like, giving the protein MASNQDQPWLLENGTLKGLTKETARTSRTAHNMSSSSLRKKSDRTLVSKVPCALLRQFLGNLQEVLLGTKLSVLFPAIPLAIAAQCFGFARPWVFALSLIGLMPLAERVSFLTEQIAYYTGPTVGGLLNATCGNATELIIAIFALAQHKVAVVKYSLLGSILSNLLLVLGTSLFCGGIANIKKEQKYDRRQADVNSLMLLLALLCHLLPMLFTFAAAGSSTVIGVDPTLHLSRASSIVMLSAYAAYIVFQLWTHRELFEAQEESDDDVVSEETPAIGLWSGIVWLVAMTAVIALLSEYVVGTIEEAADSWGLSVSFISIILLPIVGNAAEHAGAIIFAFKNKLDITLGVALGSATQIAMFVVPLCVIVAWIMGINMDLNFSVIETGTLALSILAVAFTLQDGTSHYLKGLVLLLCYIIISACFFVNKSPLHQSNIVNLGLQTSTGAVLGA; this is encoded by the exons ATGGCTTCAAACCAAGACCAGCCATGGCTGTTAGAAAATGGCACCCTCAAGGGTTTAACCAAGGAGACCGCCCGCACCAGCCGGACTGCGCACAACATGTCATCCTCTTCACTTCGGAAGAAATCCGACCGCACACTTGTCTCCAAAGTTCCGTGTGCCCTTCTCAGACAGTTTCTGGGGAATTTGCAAGAGGTTTTATTGGGGACTAAACTCTCTGTTTTGTTCCCAGCCATCCCTCTTGCCATTGCTGCTCAGTGTTTTGGCTTTGCAAGA CCTTGGGTGTTTGCATTGAGCTTAATTGGACTCATGCCTCTAGCGGAACGAGTCAGCTTCTTGACAGA ACAAATTGCTTATTACACCGGTCCAACAG TGGGAGGGCTTCTAAATGCGACATGTGGCAATGCTACAGAGCTCATAATTGCAATATTTGCCCTAGCCCAACACAAAGTTGCAGTGGTGAAGTACTCTCTACTGGGTTCCATTCTCTCAAACCTTCTCTTAGTCCTCGGCACTTCTCTCTTTTGTGGTGGCATTGCCAACATcaagaaagaacaaaaatatGACAGG AGGCAAGCTGATGTGAACTCCCTCATGCTGCTCCTGGCTCTGCTGTGCCACTTGCTGCCAATGCTGTTCACGTTTGCTGCTGCAGGGAGCTCTACTGTTATTGGAGTGGACCCCACACTCCATTTGTCCAGAGCCAGCAGCATTGTGATGCTCTCAGCTTACGCTGCATACATAGTCTTCCAACTGTGGACACACCGTGAATTATTTGAAGCTCAGGag GAATCGGACGATGATGTTGTTTCGGAAGAAACACCTGCGATAGGGTTATGGAGTGGAATTGTGTGGCTGGTTGCAATGACTGCAGTCATTGCCTTGTTGTCTGAGTATGTTGTGGGAACTATTGAG GAAGCAGCAGATTCTTGGGGCTTGTCCGTCAGCTTCATCAGCATAATTTTGCTACCAATTGTTGGCAACGCAGCTGAACATGCAGGAGCAATCATATTTGCTTTCAAGAACAAGCTG GATATAACTCTCGGAGTTGCTTTGGGGTCTGCAACTCAAATAGCCATGTTCGTT GTTCCGTTGTGCGTGATCGTTGCTTGGATTATGGGAATAAACATGGATCTCAATTTCAGTGTCATTGAGACTGGCACTTTGGCTTTATCAATACTTGCTGTGGCCTTCACATTACAG GATGGCACTTCCCACTACCTGAAGGGATTGGTTCTTCTGCTGTGCTACATTATCATTTCAGCCTGCTTTTTCGTAAACAAATCTCCTCTTC atCAATCGAACATCGTGAACCTGGGGCTTCAAACGTCCACTGGAGCAGTTCTTGGAGCTTAA
- the LOC126592283 gene encoding lysine histidine transporter-like 5, which yields MLQVRNQWANQLLSLISSSQALPEPAIGISPTLTHLLLLSLPPDFDSLRENDIALQLPELRKLLQVLRENRHTEGKIISKPAACADMELPQPRPFGTEGRKSTHDFLSLYSHSTAQQYPRSLAQVALEVQATISSTLEKPSRIPMWKGALGAYFINVICYFPMALIGYWAFGQDVDDNVLMNLEKLS from the exons ATGCTACAAGTGCGGAACCAGTGGGCGAATCAGCTGCTGTCTCTGATCTCTTCCTCACAGGCTTTACCAGAACCAGCCATTGGAATTTCACCAACCCTTACCCACCTCCTGCTGCTCTCTCTCCCGCCCGATTTTGATTCTCTGAGGGAAAACGACATCGCTTTGCAGCTACCCGAGCTCAGGAAGCTGCTTCAGGTGCTAAGAGAAAACAGGCACACTGAAG GGAAAATAATATCTAAGCCGGCGGCCTGTGCAGATATGGAGCTTCCTCAGCCCCGGCCGTTCGGAACAGAAGGAAGAAAATCGACGCATGATTTTCTATCACTCTACAGTCATTCAACTGCCCAGCAATATCCAAGATCACTTGCTCAAG TTGCGCTTGAAGTCCAGGCCACAATTTCATCGACTCTCGAGAAGCCGTCGAGAATTCCCATGTGGAAAGGTGCCCTGGGAGCCTACTTTATCAACGTAATTTGCTATTTCCCGATGGCCCTGATCGGGTACTGGGCTTTTGGTCAAGATGTCGATGATAACGTGCTCATGAATCTTGAGAAACTTTCATGA